A region from the Manihot esculenta cultivar AM560-2 chromosome 13, M.esculenta_v8, whole genome shotgun sequence genome encodes:
- the LOC110628969 gene encoding (S)-hydroxynitrile lyase encodes MAVAHFVLIHTICHGAWVWDKLKPALEKLGHTVTALDLVASGNDPRQIEDVGSFDAYSEPLLSFLENDVAHGEKVILVGESCGGINVAIAADKFKDKIAAAVFHNSLMPDTVHKASYVLDMFLEVFFPDWKDSVFEPYTFGDDVITAVTLGPILMKENIYTDCPPEDLERAKMLVRKGSTFQETLQKRESFTEKGYGSIKKIYIYGSADKIMTEVFHRWQINNYKPDKVYVVPGGGHKLMLSRVCDLVPILQEVADKYA; translated from the exons ATGGCAGTAGCCCACTTTGTTCTCATTCACACCATATGCCATGGTGCATGGGTTTGGGACAAGCTCAAGCCTGCGCTTGAGAAACTTGGCCACACGGTCACTGCACTGGACCTTGTCGCCAGTGGCAATGACCCAAGACAAATTGAGGATGTTGGCTCATTTGATGCCTATTCTGAACCATTGTTGAGCTTTTTGGAAAACGATGTCGCTCATGGAGAAAAGGTGATTCTCGTTGGTGAAAGCTGTGGAGGAATAAATGTTGCTATTGCTGCTGATAAATTCAAAGACAAGATTGCAGCTGCCGTTTTTCATAATTCACTGATGCCAGACACCGTTCACAAGGCATCTTATGTTTTGGATAtg TTTTTGGAGGTCTTCTTCCCAGATTGGAAGGACAGTGTTTTTGAACCTTATACCTTTGGTGATGATGTTATCACAGCAGTAACGTTAGGCCCCATTCTTATGAAGGAAAATATATATACCGATTGCCCTCCTGAG GATCTTGAGCGAGCGAAGATGTTGGTAAGGAAAGGATCAACATTTCAAGAAACTTTACAGAAACGTGAATCATTTACCGAGAAAGGTTATGGATCaattaagaaaatttatatatatggcAGTGCAGACAAAATTATGACTGAAGTTTTTCATCGTTGGCAAATAAATAACTATAAACCAGACAAGGTTTATGTGGTTCCTGGTGGAGGTCATAAGTTGATGCTTTCTAGGGTTTGTGATCTGGTTCCAATTCTCCAGGAGGTGGCTGATAAATATGCTTAA